A genomic segment from Cygnus atratus isolate AKBS03 ecotype Queensland, Australia chromosome 9, CAtr_DNAZoo_HiC_assembly, whole genome shotgun sequence encodes:
- the PDCD1 gene encoding programmed cell death protein 1, which translates to MAPGASRTTRGNVDVALAGLCVLLLCCSPVLAGCHRVTFSPATLTRPAGGSATFFCNISIENNSSLEYNLNWYKETNHSDPQKIAQISRSIPQTKTEKYLLSNHTPVFKIEILNLHQNDSGSYYCGLIAFFQPNKVEESNRSHLVVTAAPEKINTTEEPGVEDSSPPSHIKAVILGVLLLGCAVVLVVLGYCIITYRRGDVQKPPSENAAEKEEKPPVVSVSTVDYGVLEFQWDPHTQLPPETRPDDQTEYATIIFPEEKPVTPERGKRHLDERTWQPPSQPC; encoded by the exons ATGGCTCCCGGCGCCTCGAGGACCACGCGGGGCAACGTGGACGTGGCCCTGGCCGGCCTCTGcgtcctgctgctgtgctgcagccctgtgctggccGGCTGCCACCGGG TGACCTTCTCCCCAGCCACGTTAACTCGCCCCGCAGGCGGCTCAGCCACCTTCTTCTGCAACATCTCCATAGAGAACAATTCCAGCCTGGAGTACAATCTCAACTGGTACAAGGAGACCAACCACAGCGATCCCCAAAAAATTGCTCAGATCAGCCGGAGCATCCCTCAGACAAAGACGGAGAAGTACCTGCTCTCCAACCACACTCCTGTCTTCAAGATCGAGATCCTGAACCTCCACCAGAATGACTCGGGCTCCTACTACTGCGGGCTGATCGCCTTCTTCCAGCCCAATAAAGTGGAGGAGAGCAACCGGTCCCACCTGGTGGTCACAG CAGCCCCTGAGAAGATAAACACCACTGAGGAGCCCGGCGTGGAGGACAGCAGCCCCCCAAGCCACATCAAGGCCGTGATCCTGGgcgtcctgctgctgggctgtgcgGTCGTGCTGGTGGTCCTCGGCTACTGCATCATCACCTACAGGAGAGGAG ATGTGCAGAAACCACCAAGTGAAAACGCTGCGGAG aaggaagagaagccCCCCGTGGTGTCCGTGTCCACCGTGGACTACGGCGTGCTGGAGTTTCAGTGGGACCCGCACACCCAGCTGCCTCCTGAGACCCGTCCGGACGACCAGACCGAGTATGCCACCATCATCTTCCCCGAGGAGAAACCTGTCACGCCCGAGCGGGGCAAGAGGCACCTGGATGAGAGGACGTGGCAGCCGCCGTCACAGCCCTGCTGA